TGGACGCCTCGACGACAGAAAGCAGCGGTTGCAGTGCGCGTGCATCGGCCCGTTCCCAAAAGCTCTCGTTCTGGGCGATCAGGGCATTACCCGGCAGCGGCGCAAGGAGTGAATTGGTTGGATACGGAACAAGCTTGTAGACCAAGCCATGAGATTCAGGGTAGAAGAATTCGAAGTAATACCCAAAGCTGGGGTGGAGGTAGTAAATGCTATTGGTTTGTGCCAATCGGGAAATCAACTGGACTAACAGAAAGGGCTCAGCACGCTGCGCAAGCCCCTTGGGAGGATTACTCTCCCATACTTGTGGGTACTGTCGCTTGAGGAAGCGGTGATAATCAGGATATACAAGCGAGCTAGTGTCGAGGAAAAGGTAATCCCTATCCTTTTTGCTGAGGGCGGTGTAGGCATGGAGCAGGTATAAGCGGCGAGGGTCGTCAGACAGCAACACGGCATGCTTGGCGGGAAGCGCCTCCGCCATTTGCGCCGTGTAGTGCTTGAGCATAGGGCCGTTGGTTGCCCGGATTTGAGGCAGGTTCCTGTAAATCAGAATCCCTGGCGGCAACACCAGCAACAGCCAGACGGCGAAGGTCACGAGGTTCTTAATCAGGCGCTTCGGAGGTGTCACTCGGCGGGGGCGATCGGATTCTCCCCCAAACACAAGGAGAAAGTAGCCGCTGCAATAACCCACGACCAGCGCGCCCAGGTAGTAGAAAGTGAGGAATGGAGATCCGAAACCCTTGTTCCGGGGACTGAATGGCGGGTCAAGCGCCACCCAGATGCAGGCGACCAGGAACAGGGCGTGCACCACATGGAACATGAATGTGGCCAGTGCGACTCCCAATTTGCTCGTGTCGCCGAAGTATGAGGCCCAACGAATGCCCATGATGAAAACCGGCACCAGGGAAGTCAGGGCCAACAATGCGACCTCCTGCCTGCCGTACTTGTAAAACATCATGAGAATGCCTCTTTGGGAATTGAGGTTGGCTTTCAATGTGGGCCAGAATGGCAGGGCGGAGTCGCTTAGGCCCTGCAGAATCGGCAGCAGCAAGTAAAGCAACAGGCCAACTGCCCCGCAAAGGGAAGCCCGCGTGAGAAAGCGCAGGTTGAAGAAACCCAGACCTTTGATCCAAACCAGCGCCAACAGGAAGGCTGGAAAGAAGCCAATCATGGCCCAGTTGTTTGTGATCGCCGCGCCGAAAGCCAGGCAGGCGCGCAGCAACCACGACTCACGCTCTGCGACGCGGAACTCCAGCAAGCAGCGAAGGACGTACGAGAAAAACAACAAGTCGAGCATTTCGCAGCCTGAGCCCCATGGAGGGGGCGGGGAGGAGACGGCGGTTGCGTATTCCCAGAACGTTAGTTGTAAACCGCACACTAGTGCCGCCAACACGGGGGGCAACCAGGCGGCAGGGATCGTAAGGATGCCGGATTGGCCGGATCCCTGTCGTCGCTGTTCGTCGGTGCGGTCATGGGGGAGCAAGGCAACGGAGCGGGCCAGCAGTGCCAAGGATAAAGCTGCGCAAACAGCGGCGAAGGAATTCAGCGCCAGCGGAATGACTTGCGCCGGCAGCCAACGGAACGGGTAAGTGACCAACCAGAATAGAGGTCCATATACTTCCGGCTGCCAGGTCCAACCGGAAACGCTGGCCACCTGTTGCAGACTGCTCAGCGATACCCAGCGATTCAGCGTGATGAGGTAAACAACCAAGGCACCCGCCGCTACCAGCCAAGGCAGGAGTGCGGGGACGAACTTGTCTTTCCGACTGGCTTCAGATTCCATCATCATGCGGCGGGTCAAAGTTGAATCCATACCCACAACATTGGCAAGCCTAGTTTCGATCCGGATGCCGCCTATCGGCTTCGCACGTCCGCCACACATTCCACATGCTGAGTATTCGGAAACATATCCAGAGGCACGACTTGCGCTACTTCAAAGACACCTCCAGCGCACAAAACGTTCAAGTCACGCGCCATCGTGGCCGGGTGACAGGAGACGTAGACAACTTGGGCCGGCCGAACTTGGCGCAGCACCTGCAACATCTCTGCTTGGCAACCTTTGCGCGGGGGATCCAGCAATACTGTGGTTGTCTGGGCGGCAAACCGCACAAGCAGCGCAGGCAGAACATCTTCGGCGGCCCCAGTCACGAATTCGCCATTGGTCAGCCTGTGGGCGATCGCATTTCGATGCGCCGCGCGAACCGCCAGGCGGTCCAGTTCCAAGCCGATGAATGACTCGACCAAGTCACCGAGTTCGATGCTGAAGAAGCCGACGCCGCAGAAGATGTCCAGCAGGTGACGCGCGCCGCTCTTTCGCAGGAGTTCGCGTACTACGTGAACCATGGTGGGCAGCAAAAAGGAGTTGTTCTGGAAGAAGGAATCTGGCGGGACTTCCCAACCCACCGGGGGAATGCGGAGGACTACTTTAATCCCTCCTCTAGGCGGAGGATGCGCGCGAACATACTTGATTTGATCGTTAAGCGCTGGCTCGGCAATCTTACACTCTTCGAGATCCACCACCAACCGGCTGTCCGCACGGATGAAGCCGAGATTGAGACGCTGGTTTGGCTTGTCCCACTGGCTGCGTACCATAATGCGGTTGCGGTAGCCGTGCGGCTTTGGGCACGGGATGACAGGCGCGATCAATCCGGGATCAAGCCGGCCAACGCGTTCGAACAAGTTGGCAATCTGCTTATGCTTGAGCAGCAACTGGACGGGGTAGGCCAGATGTTGATACTGGCAGCCGCCACACTGGCCGAAGAGCGGGCAGATAGGCTCAACCCTGTGCGGGGAACGCCTCACCACGCGCAGCAACTTCGCCCGCGCAAAGCGCTTCCTCAATTCCGTTACTTCCACCTCCACCACCTCGCCGGGAGCCGCGAAGCCAACGAATACGACAAAACCTTGCGCGCGGGCCACCCCTTCGCCACCGAAGGCGATGTCCTCAACCGTTAGGCTTAACCTGTCACCGAGAGAAAGGCTCACACCGAAGGAGGACAACGGATTAACCTTCGTCCCTCTTGATCCTGTAATGTCCGCTGTCGTCCTGCTCAACCAACCCGTGTTCCACCAGTGAAGCCAACGGCGCGTCCACCCAGTGCGGATTCTCTTCGAAGACCTTGCGTTTAAGGGCCTTCCGTGCAATCTCTCTACGCGCCACGTAACAGTCGGCACTCCCCGCGAGAAAGGTCACAATCGCCGATTCCTCATAAGTCATAGTTCATCCTTCGTCTGGTCAACGTCACTGCGCCGACGCAGTTGCGGCCTTGCGGCAAGCCCGGAGACGGTAATGGTTCAGTGCATCCGGTGCAAGTAGAAGCCTCAGAGCGAGGCTGTCTCCACCTCTCGTTGATGCCTTGTCGCAATACGGAGCAGGCACGCTACCCTGTGTTGCTAAGGCTATCTTGAGGACGATGATATCGCGCTTCCCAGTGTTCCTCCTGAACAAGACGCCGATCTGTTCTGCGAATTCCCTGCGATGACTCAGCTTGAAAGCGCGCCTGCGGGGGCGGCGTTCTGCGAGAAGACCAGGTGGTCATTGTCCACGGTCACGAGGATTGGTTCACCCTCGTGGAATATGCCTCGGAGGATCTCCTCGGCCAGCGGGTCTTCGAGAGAGCGTTCGACTGCGCGGCGCATGGGGCGCGCGCCGTACAGCGGATCGTAGCCTTTGGTGACCAGGAACTCCTTCGCCTTGTCATCCAGTTGCAGCACAATGTTCTTGGCTTTGAGCCGCTGCATCACTTTTGTGATCTCCAAATCGAGGATTTGGATTAAATCCGGCTTGGTGAGCGCCCGGAAGACGATGATGTCGTCCAGCCGATTCAGGAACTCCGGCCGGAAAGTCTTCTTGGCCTCGTCCAAGATCTTCTCACGCATCTTCTCGTAGCTGTTCTCGTCGGTTATCGGCGAGAAGCCGAGCGTGGACTGTTTTCGGATCGTGTCAGAGCCAACGTTTGAGGTCATGAGGATAATCGTATTCCGGAAGTTGACCACGCGGCCCACATTGTCGGTCAACTTGCCTTCCTCGAGGATCTGCAACAGCATGTTCCAGACGTCAGGGTGTGCTTTCTCAATTTCATCGAAGAGCACCACCGAGTAGGGCTTGCGGCGCACCTGTTCTGTCAGCTGGCCCCCTTCTTCATAACCAACATAACCGGGGGGAGACCCAATCAAGCGGGAGACGTTGAACTTCTCCATGTATTCGCTCATGTCGAGCTGGACGAGGGCCTTGGAGTCGCCAAATAGCTGCTCCGCGAGGGTCTTGGCGAGCAGGGTCTTGCCGACGCCCGTCGGGCCGAGCAACGCGAAGGTGCCGATGGGCCGGCGGGGATCCTTCAGGTCGGCGCGGGAGCGGCGCAGGGCTTTGCATAAAGATGAAACAGCCTCACGCTGGCCGATAACAACTTTGCCCATTTCGTTTTCGACTTGCAGCAGCCGTTGCATTTCGCCCTGCTCCATTCGTTGGAGTGGAATGCCAGTCCATTTGGAAACCACGTGTAAGATGTCTTCCTCGTCCACCTTGATGCGTTTTTCTTCGCGCGTTGTGCGCCACCCTTTCAGCAGAGCCTCAAGCTTCTCTTTTGCCTGCTTCTCGTTGTCACGCATGGACGCGGCACCTTCGAAGTCCTGGTTTTTTATCGCCCGTTCCTTTTTGGCCTTGATCTCCTCAATCTCGGTCTCGAGCGCTTTAACCTCCGGAGGGCGGGTCATCGTGCTGATGCGAGCCCGGGAGCCGGCCTCGTCCATCACATCTATGGCTTTGTCGGGCAGGTAGCGATCAGTGATGTATCGGTCGGAGAGTCTGACCGAGGCTTCAATCGCCTTGTCGGTGAACTCGGCCTTGTGGTGGTCTTCGTACTTGGGGCGCAGGCCCTTAAGGATCAGGATTGCCTCTTCGATTGAGGGTGCTTCGACTTTGACGGCCTGGAAGCGACGCTCCAACGCGGCGTCCTTCTCGATGTACTTGCGGTACTCGTTAAGCGTGGTGGCGCCAATGCACTGGAGTTCACCCCGGCTAAGGGCTGGCTTGATTATATTCGAGGCGTCCATTGTGCCTTCAGCGGAGCCGGCGCCGACGATGGTGTGCAGTTCGTCAATGAACAGAATGATGTTCTTGGAGCGCCGAATCTCGTCCATGACCGCCTTAATGCGCTCTTCGAACTGGCCGCGGTATTTGGTGCCGGCGACCATCAGGGCCAGGTCGAGTGTAATGACGCGCCGGTCGCGAAGCAGTTCCGGGACGTTGCCGGCGGCGACTTCCTGTGCCAAACCCTCCACAATGGCCGTCTTGCCGACACCCGCCTCGCCGAGCAGCACCGGGTTGTTCTTGGTGCGCCGACACAGGATCTGAATGACCCGCTCGATCTCGCTCTTGCGGCCGATGACGGGGTCCATTTCCCCTTTCCGCGCGATCTCTGTCAAATCGCGGCCGAATGCCTTGAGAGCGGGGGTTTTGATTTCGCCCTTCTTCTCAGGCGCTGGCTTCTCTGGAGCCTCGCTCGGCGTTCCTTCATCCTGGGCTGCGAAGTTGGGATCGAGTTCCTTCAGGATCTCCTGCCGGGTTTGTTCGATATCAACATCGAGGTTCTTGAGGACACGGGCGGCGACGCCGTCGCCCTCGCGGAGCAGGCCAAGCAGAATGTGCTCCGTGCCAACGTAAGTATGATTGAGGGCCTTGGCCTCCTTCTGCGCAAGCGCGAGCACTTTCTTAACCCGCGGAGTGTAGGGAATATTGCCCATCATCTTCTGGTCGGGTCCCGTGCCAACCTGCTTCTCGACTTCCAGGCGGACCGTGTCCAGATCCAGGCCGAGTTTCTGGAGGACGTTGACCGCCACCCCCTGATTCAGCTTGATTAGTCCGAGGAGAAGATGTTCGGTACCAACGAAGTTGTGGTTGAACCGGTCGGCTTCCTTGCGGGCCAGTGCGAGCACCTGTTGTGCGCGCGGGGTGAAGTTGTTCATGGCTTCCTGATCGCTCATATATTACTCATCTCAAAATGCAGTCACTCTGTCGGTTTGTCCAATCCCGTTGCCGGTGGTGCGGGCGGCTGGGCGATGGGGCGGCTGACTGGCCGCAGGCGGTCGCGCAGCATATCAGCGCGCAGCAAGTCACGGTCCTCGGCGGAGAGCTTCTCTGAATGCTGCTTCTGCAGGTGTGCTGGCTGGGTCAAAATGAACAATTCGTCCACCAGGGACCGGTCCACACCGGGGAACTGTTGCGCGTCCACGCCCAGGCGAAGCAGCGACAGCAGGTTCATGGTTTCCTTGGAAGAGATGCTGTGGGCGTTTGCCAGAATTCCGTACGCGCGCCCGATGTGGTTGAATACCATTTTGGGTTTCTTCTCCAATAGGTTGGCGCGGGCGTTTTCCTCGTGCTCGATGATCTGGCTGAGGACTTTTTCGAGGCGCTCGACGATGGCGCTTTCGGGCTCGCCCAAAGTCATCTGGTTGGACACCTGAAAGACATTGCCCAGCGCCTCAGTGCCTTCGCCGTAGAGGCCGCGAACGGCCAAGCCAAGCTTGTTCACCGACTGGATAATCGGGTTGATTTGTTCGGCCAGCACAAGCCCGGGCAAGTGAAGCATGGCGCTGACCCGGATGCCGGTGCCGAGGTTCGTCGGGCAGGCGGTCAAGTAGCCGAGGTTGGGATCGAACGCAAAGGAGAGCTTCTTCTCCAATGCGGAATCCGCCGCATCAATAGTGGCCCACGCGCGGCGCAGTTGGAGGCCGAGGCACAGGGCCTGCATGCGCAGGTGGTCTTCCTCGTTGATCATGAAACAAAGCGTTTCGTCCCGGTTAAGCACCAACCCGCTGCCGGCGCTCTTGGCCGCATGTTCGCGGCTGATGAGATGGCGTTCCACGAGGATCTGCTTGTCCAGGACGGATAGCCGGTCCATGGTCCCGGAGAAAGCGCCTTTCATTTCCGGGAGAGCCTCAATCGTGGGCTGAATGAGATCCAGCACGCGCATTCGTTCCGGCTTCTTCGCCCAGCCCGGGAAAGCGGCATTCTTGAGGTTGCGGGCCAGGCGGACGCGGCTGGACATCACAATCCGGTCATGGGGGCCTTTGCGACGAGCGCTTTCGGCCGGCGGGATAAGGAAGGCGTGGAGGTCCATGTGCGTCAACTAGCGGTCTTCTCAGCGGCCCGGGCCGTGATTTGCTTAATCTCGTCCCGCAGGATGGCCGCCTGCTCGAAATCCTCCGCTTCGATGGCTTTGGCGAGCTTCTTTTGGAGGCTGTTTACGCGGTCGGACAGGTCGCGGGTCTTGCGCAACGATTCAGGCACCTTTCCCACGTGCCTTGTGCCTTTGTGCATTGTCTTCAGCAAGCCTTCCAGTGGCTCCGCAAAGGCCACGTAACATTCCGCGCAGCCCAACCGGCCCGCCTTCTTGAAATCTGCCTGGGTAAAACCACACACGGGGCATTTCAGCCCGGTCTCGCCACCGGCTTGCTCAATCTCCTGCGTGGCGCCCAATCCAAACAGCTCGTCCACGAAACTGAACGCCGTAGGGTCGTTCATTCCCGTGCCCTTGGCACATTCTTCGCACAGGTCCACGTTGTGCTTCTTGTCCCCCGAGATGTTCGTATAGTGGACGGTGGCTTCTCGTTCCTTGCAGATGTTGCACAACATAAATGGCCTAACCGTATATCGGCTCGCCGGACGCTTTCGTCAAGGCATGGTATCGCGTTACCAGATCCTTTGTGATGCGCCCGGGCTTGCCGGTTCCAATGACCCGTCCGTCAAGCTTGACCACTGGCACCACTTCGGCGGCTGTCCCGGTCAAGAAACACTCGTCTGCGTTGAACATGCTGTAGCGGGTCAGGTTGGGTTCACTCACCTTCAGACCCGCTTCTGCCGCCAGTTCCATCACCACCTGTCGGGTAATGCCATGCAACGCGCCGGCCGATAGCGGCGGGGTGAGCAATTCTCTGTCCTTCACGATGAACACATTGTCCCCGGTGCATTCCGCTACGAACCCCTCGGAATTCAGCATGATTGCCTCCTCGGCGCCCCCGTTGTGCGCCTCGATCTTGGCCAGGATGTTGTTCAGGTAGTTTAGGGACTTAATGGCCGGGTTGAGCGCGCTGTGCAGGTTTCGCGTCGTAGGCACAGTAATAATCTCCATGCCCCGTTCGTACAACTCCGGCGGATAGAGCGTTATCTTCCCGGCAATAATGATAACGGAAGGGCGCTTGCACTTATTCGGATTCAGCCCCAATGTTCCGACGCCTCGGGTTACGACCAGGCGGATATATGCGTCACGAAGCCGGTTGCGGCGGACGGTCTCGACGATTGCCTTCATCATCTCGGCGCGGTTCATCGGAACCTTCAGCAGAATGGCCTTTGCCGAACAGAAGAGCCGGTCAATGTGCTCCTTCAGCCTGAACACCCGGCCGTTGTATGCACGGATGCCCTCGAAAATGCCATCCCCGTAGAGCAGGCCATGATCGAAAACCGAGATCTTGGCGTCTCGCTCGTGGAGGTATTTTCCGTCAATGTAGATTTTCATGACTCGTATCAGAAGCACACTACGCAAACCACGCCGCCAAAGCAAGACTTCTCCCCTCTCCCAAACCTCCTCGCCGATGAGCAAAGACGCCGTTGTTGGCTTTGAGGATAGCTGGGTGATGGCTTGTTAGTGCGGTCAGGCTACGGTGTGTATCCCATGGGGAGCGATCCCCATGGGATACACACCGTAGCAGCACCGTGCCGTCACCGTAAAGCCAAGCCAAAGGTGCCGAAATGAGTGGGGAGTAGAGAAAGGAGGCAGTCAGCACTACTGTCCAAAATATGGACAGTGCGCAGGTTTGAGCTTGGTGGGGTCTGTCAGGTGCCGGCTGGGGAGCAATGATGACCTTGCATTCCCTGTGCCTCGGCCATCCGGGTTGTGCGGGCGAATACCACGGTTGGCACTTTTCAGAAGAGAGTGAGAAGCTTCACTTTTCTGTGCTATTTGCGTGACAAGGGAGCTGGCTCAGCTATATTTCGAATCCCTTGGACGACCCTATCGTCTAGCGGTTAGGACACCGCCCTTTCACGGCGGCGGCACGGGTTCGAGTCCCGTTAGGGTCGCCATTTGTGTCCGGGAGTGCTGGTGCCACGGCAGGCCGGCGAACGAGGGGGCGTGTGCGACTTATGCAGGTGCAGTTTTGAGTTGGCCACGCCAGTGAATTCTGATTTTTTGGCATTGTTATGAAGAGTCTCATTTGCAAATTGGTGGCG
This genomic window from Candidatus Paceibacterota bacterium contains:
- a CDS encoding tetratricopeptide repeat protein; protein product: MDSTLTRRMMMESEASRKDKFVPALLPWLVAAGALVVYLITLNRWVSLSSLQQVASVSGWTWQPEVYGPLFWLVTYPFRWLPAQVIPLALNSFAAVCAALSLALLARSVALLPHDRTDEQRRQGSGQSGILTIPAAWLPPVLAALVCGLQLTFWEYATAVSSPPPPWGSGCEMLDLLFFSYVLRCLLEFRVAERESWLLRACLAFGAAITNNWAMIGFFPAFLLALVWIKGLGFFNLRFLTRASLCGAVGLLLYLLLPILQGLSDSALPFWPTLKANLNSQRGILMMFYKYGRQEVALLALTSLVPVFIMGIRWASYFGDTSKLGVALATFMFHVVHALFLVACIWVALDPPFSPRNKGFGSPFLTFYYLGALVVGYCSGYFLLVFGGESDRPRRVTPPKRLIKNLVTFAVWLLLVLPPGILIYRNLPQIRATNGPMLKHYTAQMAEALPAKHAVLLSDDPRRLYLLHAYTALSKKDRDYLFLDTSSLVYPDYHRFLKRQYPQVWESNPPKGLAQRAEPFLLVQLISRLAQTNSIYYLHPSFGYYFEFFYPESHGLVYKLVPYPTNSLLAPLPGNALIAQNESFWERADARALQPLLSVVEASTQSNQPGFMDILIKQLHLAPQSNRDAITLAAFYSRALDYWGVELQKCGQLTNAAAHFERALALNPDNLVAQVNLECNRNLQAGRRASVQVSKSIEDEFGKYRNWDQIMGDNGPFDEPNFCFEQGRVFVNNNLYRQAAAQFDRVRVLGPENLIARIWLAQLYVISQLPGEALKLIERIRAQPDLLDAARTNRTELLYVETSAHLAQGDLRGAEATVQSALAKYPNDTNVLATATQVFMNSGRYSNALNIIEQELKFAPTNMNALVNKGYACIQVGAFEQAIPPLTKVLTMDTNNYSALLNRAIASLRADQLEPARRDYEVLQKAFPTAFQIYFGLGEIAWRMRDTNAAVRYYQLYLVNAPTNIAEAKLVSARLEELKPGSP
- a CDS encoding class I SAM-dependent RNA methyltransferase translates to MSLSLGDRLSLTVEDIAFGGEGVARAQGFVVFVGFAAPGEVVEVEVTELRKRFARAKLLRVVRRSPHRVEPICPLFGQCGGCQYQHLAYPVQLLLKHKQIANLFERVGRLDPGLIAPVIPCPKPHGYRNRIMVRSQWDKPNQRLNLGFIRADSRLVVDLEECKIAEPALNDQIKYVRAHPPPRGGIKVVLRIPPVGWEVPPDSFFQNNSFLLPTMVHVVRELLRKSGARHLLDIFCGVGFFSIELGDLVESFIGLELDRLAVRAAHRNAIAHRLTNGEFVTGAAEDVLPALLVRFAAQTTTVLLDPPRKGCQAEMLQVLRQVRPAQVVYVSCHPATMARDLNVLCAGGVFEVAQVVPLDMFPNTQHVECVADVRSR
- a CDS encoding ATP-dependent Clp protease ATP-binding subunit, giving the protein MNNFTPRAQQVLALARKEADRFNHNFVGTEHLLLGLIKLNQGVAVNVLQKLGLDLDTVRLEVEKQVGTGPDQKMMGNIPYTPRVKKVLALAQKEAKALNHTYVGTEHILLGLLREGDGVAARVLKNLDVDIEQTRQEILKELDPNFAAQDEGTPSEAPEKPAPEKKGEIKTPALKAFGRDLTEIARKGEMDPVIGRKSEIERVIQILCRRTKNNPVLLGEAGVGKTAIVEGLAQEVAAGNVPELLRDRRVITLDLALMVAGTKYRGQFEERIKAVMDEIRRSKNIILFIDELHTIVGAGSAEGTMDASNIIKPALSRGELQCIGATTLNEYRKYIEKDAALERRFQAVKVEAPSIEEAILILKGLRPKYEDHHKAEFTDKAIEASVRLSDRYITDRYLPDKAIDVMDEAGSRARISTMTRPPEVKALETEIEEIKAKKERAIKNQDFEGAASMRDNEKQAKEKLEALLKGWRTTREEKRIKVDEEDILHVVSKWTGIPLQRMEQGEMQRLLQVENEMGKVVIGQREAVSSLCKALRRSRADLKDPRRPIGTFALLGPTGVGKTLLAKTLAEQLFGDSKALVQLDMSEYMEKFNVSRLIGSPPGYVGYEEGGQLTEQVRRKPYSVVLFDEIEKAHPDVWNMLLQILEEGKLTDNVGRVVNFRNTIILMTSNVGSDTIRKQSTLGFSPITDENSYEKMREKILDEAKKTFRPEFLNRLDDIIVFRALTKPDLIQILDLEITKVMQRLKAKNIVLQLDDKAKEFLVTKGYDPLYGARPMRRAVERSLEDPLAEEILRGIFHEGEPILVTVDNDHLVFSQNAAPAGALSS
- a CDS encoding protein arginine kinase — its product is MDLHAFLIPPAESARRKGPHDRIVMSSRVRLARNLKNAAFPGWAKKPERMRVLDLIQPTIEALPEMKGAFSGTMDRLSVLDKQILVERHLISREHAAKSAGSGLVLNRDETLCFMINEEDHLRMQALCLGLQLRRAWATIDAADSALEKKLSFAFDPNLGYLTACPTNLGTGIRVSAMLHLPGLVLAEQINPIIQSVNKLGLAVRGLYGEGTEALGNVFQVSNQMTLGEPESAIVERLEKVLSQIIEHEENARANLLEKKPKMVFNHIGRAYGILANAHSISSKETMNLLSLLRLGVDAQQFPGVDRSLVDELFILTQPAHLQKQHSEKLSAEDRDLLRADMLRDRLRPVSRPIAQPPAPPATGLDKPTE
- a CDS encoding UvrB/UvrC motif-containing protein; the protein is MLCNICKEREATVHYTNISGDKKHNVDLCEECAKGTGMNDPTAFSFVDELFGLGATQEIEQAGGETGLKCPVCGFTQADFKKAGRLGCAECYVAFAEPLEGLLKTMHKGTRHVGKVPESLRKTRDLSDRVNSLQKKLAKAIEAEDFEQAAILRDEIKQITARAAEKTAS
- the ilvE gene encoding branched-chain-amino-acid transaminase — encoded protein: MKIYIDGKYLHERDAKISVFDHGLLYGDGIFEGIRAYNGRVFRLKEHIDRLFCSAKAILLKVPMNRAEMMKAIVETVRRNRLRDAYIRLVVTRGVGTLGLNPNKCKRPSVIIIAGKITLYPPELYERGMEIITVPTTRNLHSALNPAIKSLNYLNNILAKIEAHNGGAEEAIMLNSEGFVAECTGDNVFIVKDRELLTPPLSAGALHGITRQVVMELAAEAGLKVSEPNLTRYSMFNADECFLTGTAAEVVPVVKLDGRVIGTGKPGRITKDLVTRYHALTKASGEPIYG